From Microlunatus capsulatus, a single genomic window includes:
- a CDS encoding LacI family DNA-binding transcriptional regulator has product MSGSPASRRAALLRSLGRTGKARLRDLAEELDVSMPTVRRDVEALSRQGRLTRRHGAVELEDRSRLPRESGGAIGMMVSTNRYLALIGQAARREAERRGHRFLLEHVEDAEESRAATARLVAAGCVGLVCSPQWRTEEEAAEPLPWLAGAAVPVVLAGRDVEAGHPLFELDSVIADHAYGMRLAMDHLQQLGHTRILASIRDNTPPGRLLRRFFVAELHRRGLPQLGEPLLTPEGLEPADFDAVVAAVLDQRATVVVMHTDTSAQVLVSALRARGVDVPGRCSVVAYDDIVGPRAEVSLTSISPAKHQLGVEAVSLLLRRHLRARAGLDRPPVAHVRLLPELVLRRSTGPVPTRF; this is encoded by the coding sequence GTGAGCGGCAGCCCCGCCAGCCGACGGGCCGCCCTGCTCCGCAGCCTGGGCCGGACCGGCAAGGCACGCCTGCGCGACCTCGCCGAGGAGCTCGACGTCTCGATGCCGACGGTCCGGCGCGACGTCGAGGCGCTCAGCCGGCAGGGCCGGCTGACCCGGCGGCACGGCGCCGTCGAGCTGGAGGACCGCAGCCGGCTGCCCCGGGAGAGCGGCGGCGCGATCGGGATGATGGTCTCGACCAACCGCTACCTGGCGCTGATCGGCCAGGCGGCCCGCCGCGAGGCCGAGCGGCGGGGCCACCGCTTCCTGCTCGAGCACGTCGAGGACGCCGAGGAGTCACGGGCGGCGACGGCCCGGCTGGTCGCGGCGGGCTGCGTGGGCCTGGTCTGCTCCCCGCAGTGGCGGACCGAGGAGGAGGCCGCGGAGCCGCTGCCGTGGCTGGCGGGAGCGGCCGTCCCCGTGGTGCTGGCGGGCCGCGACGTCGAGGCGGGGCACCCGCTCTTCGAGCTCGACTCGGTGATCGCCGACCACGCCTACGGGATGCGGCTCGCCATGGACCACCTGCAGCAGCTGGGGCACACCCGGATCCTGGCCAGCATCCGCGACAACACCCCGCCGGGCCGGCTGCTGCGCCGGTTCTTCGTCGCCGAGCTGCACCGCCGCGGGCTGCCGCAGCTGGGGGAGCCGCTGCTCACCCCCGAGGGGCTGGAGCCCGCCGACTTCGACGCCGTCGTGGCCGCGGTGCTCGACCAGCGCGCGACGGTCGTGGTCATGCACACCGACACCTCGGCCCAGGTGCTGGTCTCCGCGCTGCGCGCCCGCGGGGTCGACGTGCCCGGCCGCTGCTCGGTGGTGGCCTACGACGACATCGTGGGGCCGCGGGCCGAGGTGTCCCTCACCTCGATCTCCCCGGCCAAGCACCAGCTGGGCGTCGAGGCGGTCTCGCTCCTGCTGCGCCGCCACCTCCGGGCCCGGGCCGGGCTGGACCGGCCCCCGGTCGCGCACGTCCGGCTGCTGCCCGAGCTGGTCCTGCG